A genome region from Primulina eburnea isolate SZY01 chromosome 9, ASM2296580v1, whole genome shotgun sequence includes the following:
- the LOC140841812 gene encoding CDP-diacylglycerol--inositol 3-phosphatidyltransferase 1-like: MADKTRPPSTLTVYLYVPNIIGYVRILMNCFAFAICFKDKILFSILYFVSFVCDALDGWFARKLNQVSTFGAVLDMVTDRISTACLLVILSQVYRPGFIFLSLLALDIASHWLQMYSTFLVGKSSHKDVRDSSNWLFKLYYGNRKFMCYCCVSCEVLYILLFLLAEENGGLIDVLANAATQSWFYLSSLTLVIVGWLIKQIINVIQMKTAADACIVYDINKKQ; the protein is encoded by the exons ATGGCGGACAAAACGAGGCCACCCAGTACATTGACGGTTTACCTTTACGTTCCAAACATTATCG GGTACGTTAGGATATTAATGAATTGCTTCGCTTTTGCGATATGCTTCAAGGACAAAATTCTGTTCTCTATTCTGTATTTTGTCAG CTTTGTCTGTGATGCTTTGGATGGCTGGTTTGCTCGCAAACTGAATCAAG TTTCAACTTTTGGAGCAGTTCTGGACATGGTTACTGACAG GATAAGCACAGCTTGTCTCCTGGTGATTTTATCGCAAGTTTATAg GCCTGGATTTATTTTCTTGTCGCTGCTTGCTTTAGATATAGCTAGCCATTGGTTGCAAATGTATAG CACCTTCTTGGTGGGAAAAAGTAGCCATAAGGATGTCAGAGATAGCAGCAATTGGTTATTCAAACTTTACTACGGGAACCGCAAATTTATGTGCTACTGTTGCGTCTCTTGTGAG GTTCTttatattcttttatttcttctagCGGAGGAGAATGGTGGTCTCATTGAT GTTCTAGCGAATGCTGCAACACAAAGTTGGTTCTATTTGTCATCTCTTACCTTGGTTATTGTTGGATGGTTAATCAAGCAGATAATTAATGTTATACAG ATGAAGACTGCGGCTGATGCTTGCATAGTCTATGACATTAATAAGAAGCAGTAG
- the LOC140841809 gene encoding LOW QUALITY PROTEIN: basic leucine zipper 23-like (The sequence of the model RefSeq protein was modified relative to this genomic sequence to represent the inferred CDS: deleted 1 base in 1 codon), giving the protein MDEGELNFPSDQMLSCLDMANAPSSCSFDIDEFLDRTQTCNDAIGRTEAFTDVLCHTQACTHAHACNPSGPDKSHTHTCIHVHTQIMPTTSDVQAPSDDTAESIENKRKKRPLGNREAVRKYREKKKARAAILEDEVVKLRALNQQLMKRLQGQALLEAEIARLKCLLVDVRGRIEGEIGSFPYQNPAKNGDVYESIANSSVPGTYMMNPCNMRSSDQLYCLHPGSEGTALDSQGLNDCGFDNLQCLGNQNSGQELPVRGRGSC; this is encoded by the exons ATGGACGAGGGGGAGCTAAATTTCCCTAGCGACCAAATGTTATCATGCTTGGATATGGCTAATGCTCCCAGCAGTTGCTCATTTGACATAGATGAGTTTCTTGATCGCACTCAGACCTGCAACGATGCCATCGGTCGTACAGAAGCTTTCACTGATGTTCTTTGCCATACACAGGCATGCACTCATGCCCATGCTTGCAATCCATCTGGTCCTGATAAGTCTCACACTCACACTTGTATTCATGTCCATACCCAAATCATGCCAACCACCAGTGATGTTCAGGCTCCAAGCGATGACACTGCTGAGTCGATCGAGAATAAA CGAAAAAAACGACCCTTGGGTAATCGCGAAGCTGTACGCAAGTATCGTGAGAAGAAAAAGGCTCGGGCCGCAATATTGGAAGATGAAGTTGTTAAGTTGAGGGCTTTGAACCAGCAGTTAATGAAGAGGCTGCAGGGTCAAGCTTTATTAGAAGCTGAGATTGCTAGGCTCAAGTGCTTGCTTGTGGACGTTAGGGGGCGGATTGAAGGAGAAATTGGATCTTTTCCTTACCAGAACCCAGCTAAGAATGGAGATGTTTATGAAAGCATTGCTAACTCTAGCGTTCCTGGCACATACATGATGAATCCATGTAATATGAGGAGCAGTGATCAACTTTATTGCCTTCATCCTGGGTCTGAAGGCACTGCCTTAGACAGTCAGGGCCTTAATGATTGTGGATTTGATAATCTCCAGTGTTTGGGGAATCAAAATTCTGGTCAGGAGCTTCCTGTACGTGGACGTGGAAGTTGTTAG
- the LOC140841810 gene encoding probable BOI-related E3 ubiquitin-protein ligase 3 has product MAIQAQLLTDQSFGFSLGASHDSVMETGAGFNHSFVIPQQQQLMQFNPFQNSNQQSLLFSQSLSSQIEKQRMEIDRFISLQNERLRQVLQEQRRSQISIMMKKYESKIQSLLQQKDEEILKATNRRMELENLLRRMEIENQTWQMAAKEKEAIAASLNSKIQRLRETACLSINAAEDAESCFRSEENEEHNTRKIICRCCASRKACVIMLPCRHLCSCKDCEAFLDSCPVCKMVKRATLEAITL; this is encoded by the exons ATGGCCATTCAAGCACAGCTGCTTACGGATCAAAGTTTCGGGTTTTCTTTGGGGGCTTCTCATGATTCGGTTATGGAAACTGGGGCTGGATTTAATCACTCGTTTGTAATCCCCCAACAGCAGCAATTGATGCAGTTTAATCCGTTTCAGAATTCGAATCAGCAATCGCTTCTGTTCTCTCAGTCTCTTTCTTcccagattgagaaacagagaATGGAAATCGATCGGTTCATCAGTTTACAG AACGAGAGATTGAGGCAGGTTTTGCAAGAGCAAAGAAGGAGCCAAATCTCGATAATGATGAAGAAATACGAATCAAAGATCCAATCTTTACTCCAACAGAAGGATGAAGAGATCTTGAAGGCGACAAACAGAAGAATGGAGCTGGAAAATCTTCTGAGAAGAATGGAGATCGAGAACCAGACATGGCAAATGGCAGCCAAGGAAAAGGAAGCCATTGCCGCGTCGTTGAACAGTAAAATCCAACGGCTCAGAGAAACTGCTTGCCTGTCGATCAATGCAGCCGAAGACGCAGAGTCGTGTTTCCGCAGCGAAGAAAATGAGGAGCACAATACGAGGAAGATAATCTGCAGATGCTGCGCTTCTCGAAAAGCGTGTGTTATCATGTTGCCTTGCAGGCATCTGTGTTCATGCAAAGATTGTGAGGCATTTCTTGATTCCTGCCCCGTCTGTAAAATGGTGAAGAGAGCCACCTTAGAGGCGATAACTCTTTGA